The region AAAGATACAAAAGTATCATTGAGAGCTAAAAAGCAACAATTAAGGCAGCTAATAGATTTTAGTATTTGTAGGTCATGTGCCCAAGTGAAGTATTTTAGGTATCTAAACCAGATTTCTCCAATGTATGTTATTGTAGGATGCcagtgaaaatataaaaagagaaatatgagaTTAGCTATCAGTAAATCCACAACATCTAAGGTTTCAAAGGCCAGCAAAGGTATATTTTCAAGTATAATGGCTTACACCACACCtaatatatagaaagaaaaaaaagaaagagaagagtgcaAAATATatcccaaagaaataaatgtatccACTTATTGGCTAAAAAGCCAGAGAATGTGGATCAGTTCCACTTCCTGCCCATGATAGTCCTAAAACCAAAAAGATTTGATTAACAAATTGATTCTAAGCACTATCACTGTCTTGCAAATATGCCCCAGCTTGGACTACTAAGTCGTTCACTTTTATTTGGTATCTTTCATCCCCACCGCCCCCTTCCTACATTCCTCCTTTAGAATTTATAGAAAATGTAAGGATTGGAGGGGGTGGTGTAATCATTTAACaatcatttattgagtacttactctCCCTGCCTGGAGGCAGCTTACAGTTTTGAGGAAGAGTGACCTGCAATGGCAGTTCCTCTGACAAGCGTTCCATTGTGAAAATGAATGGAGATTCAATTCGGAACTCCAAAGGTGCTAGCTAGAAATGTCCATCGAATCTCTACAGAAGTGCAAGTTTTTTAATTAAACGAGGACTGGAAATACTATGCTTTGACAAGTTGATCTTCAAGATTGCAGAAAtttcattatctattttaaaaggtATCTACAAGTACACGATCTATTATTGCACGTAAGTCTATTTGGTCTTATAACACATGTCAGGTCATGGGAATcattgcacacacatgcacacacacccctactTACTGAGACGTTCCTGGAGGAATTCGGAGGCCTGTTCCATACAGAAAACAAGCATAAGCCCTGGGGCCAAGAGACTCTGCGTCTCTGGGGACCTCAGTGTCTGCGTCGCGGGTACCCAGTACCCATATAGGACACAGCGCGACTGCTATGGACGTGATATAATCATGTGGACTTTCACTCACCAGAGGCTCGATTTCAGAGTAAATTTGGGAGACAGAAAAAGCCCCCCACTCCACCTCTGCGATCAGCAAAGCTGGGGAGACCCTTAGGGGACAGAGGTCACTGCATCCAGGCCGCGCCTGCCAGCCTGCTTCACGAGTTTCCCAGGCTGCGTGGGCCCCCACCTCGCCAGTGCACATTTTCCCCCCTAAAATTCTTGAAAtagcagagcctgggagccggaAGGGCGCGGGGCTGTGCCTGCTAACAGAGCCAGAGGGCCGCACCCGGGCTGCGGCGGGCGCGGCGGATGGCTCAGGGCTGAGGCCCCCAGGGCGCAGAACAACCCCTGCACGCAGGGAGAGTCCGCGGGCAGCAGAGGGCGGAGGGCACGCCGCCCTCCCGCCGCCCTTTCTCCCATCCCCGACTTTCTCCTGGGGCGGCCGGGAAGGTGCATGGGGCTGGAGCCGGGCAGAGGTTGCCTCAGATCCGCTCGGCTAGCCTTGTCCTCCGGTCCCCACTCGGGCGGGGCTGGGCTCCCGGGGCGCGGCCGGGAGCTCGCTGCCCGGAGGCCGGCGCTTAGCAGCCGCAGCCCTGACTTCTGGCGGCGCGGCTCTTCGACCCAGCCCTGCGCGGAACCAGTGTGGATCCTGGCTCAGGAGTCGAGGCCGCCCGGAACTTCCAGGCCGAGGGATGCTGGAGCCTCTCAAGGGAGCGGCGGGGATGCTAGTGTCTGTCGTGCGGAGGCCCGGACGCGGGCACGGCTGCTGGGTCTCCGGCGGGCTCTACCTGCTCTTCTCCGAGGGGCTGGGCCGCCAGGCCCCAGACAGGCCGCCCTCTGAATCTGAGGTGAGGGCCGGAGTCTGTCTGGGGATCGGTCCGGTAGAAAGTATCCCCCCCCCGCTCCCCACCCCACGCCGCCCGGAGTCTGGGAATCACTCATTGTGTGCAGACACAAAGAAAGAGCATGGGTTGAAGGTCTATTGGCATCGGTTAAAAACACACCACACTttgaagaggaaaatatttttcatgagaCGAACAGAGAATGGAGTCCAAAGTTGAAAACAAGAGGCAGGTGCTGCGCCACACACTGAAATGATGCCAAAGGCACTGGGAACGCTGGGCCCGCATTTAAAAGGAGGACTTCGAGTCCCTGAATTCTTCCCAGAAAGAAGAacgcatatatatttaaatgaaagtgaaagtgttagtgctcagtcctgtcagattctttgccaccccatgaactatatcccatcaggctcctctgtccatgggattctccaggcgagaatactggagcggatagccattccctctccaggggatatatatttaaatgaaaaagtagTTAATGAAGAGGGATATTTGTATTGCCTATTTGGATTTGTCTTTCTTTCCACGAGGAAAAGCACAGTGCGGGTGAGAAAGAGTAATAGCGTTCTaaggaaaaatacttttaataagAGCCCCAATTATTCAAACATATTAACCTAGGTGAAAAAAATTGCaagataaagcaaaataaaatcttgaaatcatAAGTGTGGTCTATGCTGTCTCAGGGAATGCTTGCGTTGATTCACAGCATCTGTCCGGAGAAGAAATATAGAAATTGCCTTTAGAAAGGCAACATAAAAAGtgcctttttcttatttctaagtATTAATCATTGCATTTCCTTTACCTCATTGGAAATCCATCAAAGAATATCACTTTTGTGGTAtctggttttttaaaaacagatctgTCAAAGTGTGATGAACTTGGAAATGCACAGGTTTCTTTTACTATTTTAGGACATCAACTTCTTAGGAGTTTTGCTGATTTCTGTGATTCGTACAGGTATATTCTTCaatataacaacaaaaacaataataataatgtcaaTTTGAGTGTTTAATATTCTGTTCATACACTGGACCAGATCAGTCCCACTAGGTGCTTACCCTCTATCACACCTTTACAAAAATGTTCATTTACTCATGATTCCTCTCTCCACATCCCCACTCTCTTGACCACACCCTCTGTAATCAGGGTTCCTTGATAAGTCTTCCTTTATCTTGGTAGTGGAGTAAAGTCTGGGTATATCTGTCACCAAagtaggtggctcagacggtaaagcgtctgcctacaatgtgggagacctgggttcaatccctggatcaggaagatctcctggagaaggaaatggcaacccactccagtattcttgcctggaggatcccatagacagagaagcctggtaggctacagtccatgggatcacaaagagttggacacgactgagcaacttcacttcacttcaaagcagAGTTGACTGATTTGTTCTGCTTTCTCTTAGCTCACATGCGCCCCACCTCCCCACTTTCCATACAGAAATAACCACCCTTCAAAACTCCTATAGCTTCAATCTATTATTTACTGCATTTTGATTTGAAATCCCTTATCTTGCTTTTTATTAGTCTATGCTCATGAGCCTGCAAGCCCTTTGAGGGTAGAGATTGCATCTTATATCCAGGCTCCCTTCTCTAATATTCCTTGACACATTTCAAGGTAAAAATAAGTAGTCAATAAATGCCCATTGAACTAAATTCAATTTATTTTGGGCGGTCATACATAATGGATTTATACTTATCCTCATATTATCAAAAATATCCTAGACTTTACAGAGTGAGTAATGATCCTCTCTGAACACTGTGTACatggctaagttgcttcagttgtgtccggctctttgcaaccttgtggactgtagccctccaggctcctatgtccattctctagacaagaataggATTATCTAGGCATTTAGATATGACCTAAacaaaatcccttatgattatacagtggaagtgacaaatatattcaagggattagatctgatagactgagtcCCTGAAGAACTTTGGTTGGGGGTTCATGGTATTGTACCAGAGGCAGTGATCgtgaccattcccaagaaaaagaaaggcaaaaaggcaaaatggttgtctgaggaggccttacaaacagctgagagaagagaagtgaaaggcaaaggagaaaaggaaagatatacccatcttaacgcagagttccaaagaatagcaaggagagagagaaaagccttcctcagtgatcaatgcaaaaaaatagaggaaaataatagaatgggaaagactagagatctcgtcaagaaaattagatataccaagggaacatttcatgcaaagatgggctcgataaaggacagaaatggtatggacccaactgaagcagaagatgttaagaagaggtggcaagaatacacagaagaactatacaaaaaaaaatcttcatgacccagataaccacattgtgatggtgtgatcacttacctagagccagacatcctggaatgcaaagtcaagtggaccttaggaagcatcactatgaacaaagctagtggaggtgatgaaattccggttgagctgtttcaaatcctaaaaggtgatgctgtgaaagtgctgcactcaatatgccagcaaactggcatactggaaaactcagcagtggccacaggactaaaaaaggtcagttttcattccaatcccaaagaaaggcaatgccaaagaatattcaaactaccgcacaattgcacttatctcacatgctaataaagtaatgctcaaaattccccaagccaggcttcaacagtacatgaatcgtgaatatccagatgttcgagctggctttagaaaaggcagaggagccagaaatcaaattgccaacatctgttggaccattgaaaaagcacaagagttccagaaaaacatgtatttctgctttattgactatgccaaagcctttgactgtgtggattacaacaaactgtggaaattcttaaagagatggaaataccagaccacctaacctgcctcctgaaaaatgtttatgcaggttaagaagaaatagaagtggacatgtaacaacacactggttctaaatagggaaaggagtacgtcaagcctgtatattgtccccATGCTTATTTCAATTATATGCAggatacattatgagaaatgctgggctggatgaggcattacctggaattaagattgccaggagaaatatcaataatctcagacacggagatgacaccacccttatggcagaaagtgaagaagagcgcTTTCACTTCGGCATGCCACTGAAGATCCTGGTGTCACCATGGGCTACCGACCCGCCCGGTGTTATGGGTATTGTAAGAACAAGCTCTACCCAAAGTCCTGCTTCTGCCGAGGTGTCCCTGATGCTAGGATCTGCATCTTTGACTTGGGGCGTAAGAAGGCCAAAGTGGATGAGTTCCCACTCTCTGGCCACATGGTGTCATATGAGTATGAGCAGCTCTCCTCTGAAGCTCTGGAGGCTGCCCATATTTGTGCCAACAAGTACATGGTGAAAAGCTGTGGCAAAGATGGTTTTCACATCCAAGTGCGGCTTGACCCCTTTCATGTCATCCACATCAACAAGATGTTGTCTTGCGCTGCAGCTAATAGACTCCAAACAGGCATGCGTGGTGCCTTTGGAAAGCC is a window of Capra hircus breed San Clemente chromosome 9, ASM170441v1, whole genome shotgun sequence DNA encoding:
- the LOC102180594 gene encoding 60S ribosomal protein L10-like isoform X1, with the translated sequence MGYRPARCYGYCKNKLYPKSCFCRGVPDARICIFDLGRKKAKVDEFPLSGHMVSYEYEQLSSEALEAAHICANKYMVKSCGKDGFHIQVRLDPFHVIHINKMLSCAAANRLQTGMRGAFGKPQGTVARVHIGQVIMPIHTKLQNKDHVIEALCWAKFKFPGCQNIHISKKWGFTKFNTNEFENLVAEKRLIPDGCGVNYISNRGPLDKWRALHS